The nucleotide window TCTCTAACTCTCTGAGTGGTTGTGAtaaagtggttaagagcacagatgGAGGGATCAATGTTATGGAAGGAATAAGTAAAGTAGAATAtgtaaacagtgaaaaaaaaattaaatgtgatcaTAGATCTAAGATCGTTGAGGGAAACACACATACAATCCCAGAATGAAATCGCAGACCACTTGTCTACAGGAAAGGATTCTTCTTATCTATGCCAGACATTTCAATGCCTACTTTGTTCTCAGAGAATGACAAAGGAGGAGATTCCACAACTTTCTCCTGATAACACAGTGTCTAAAATTTCCCGGCCCGCATATATTGTTGTCTATTGGTATCCTTGTGTTTGACGTCTGCCACATTGATTCTCCTGCTCTGAGTAGAGAGAACCAGTTCACATCCTTCATGCTGGAGGTTCTTATACATACAAGCCCAATGGCCCTTATTTGTCCAGTCCAAACCACTCTAGTTATTGTGCTTTTCTTATATGACCTTGTTTCTCATCCTTTGTCTCTCTTCAACAAGGGAGCAGATAAAGTGTAACTATTGTTTTCTCAGAAAGCACCTCACCAAAGGAGAAATAGAGTAAGCCCCTGTCCAGATATTGGAAGGAGAAAGCATAGTTCCCCACTTCTATTTTCTATAGGCAAAACCCACATGAAATCATTACCCTATCCCACAAGTGTACACAGAGACtcttaaggagaaaaataaagattattatgGCATGTGATTTGaattatctcaaaagaaaaaaaaaaaaaaaaaaaagaactcttctcCTAAGCATTCAATCTGGcagattatgtatttatttgtgtagaACCTTCTTTCACTACTAGAAAGCAGGGACTAGCAGGGActagtttgtttgcttgttctgtTTGCTGCTGTAACCCCAGCACCTAGAACCATACCTAGTAGAtggtcaaaaatatttgttgcgTAAATGAATATCACTATTGCTTGTCAATGACTCCAATCCACTCATCTGAATTTCAGTGTCCAAAAATTGTCTTGAAAATTACATCACttaaaatgtttgagaaaaggctttgtttttttgttttgttttgttttgttttgttttgttttgttttcaatatgaACCTTAGGCATATTTTCTAGGAATAAGTATGTCAAAGAGATAATgcagaatttctttctctctttggtgTGTGAGTTGTTCCAAagtataacataaaaaaaaatcacaagagtcCCTTTGGCTTCTATTAACTGACTCTTCATGATTATGATTATAAATAAGAAACCTATAGAAGTTTTCATTTGGAGATAAAAGCAAGTTATTAGCAACTTCTAAAAGcatttgggcgggggggggggcgtagATGGATATCACAAGTAACAGgttaggaaatgagaaagaaaacctgaataaaGCCAAAGGAGGGTAcatttaaggtttaaaaaaaatactaagaggCCAAAATCAAGTGCTTACTGGAAAAGTTTTATTGCTAAGCGGCAAAGCCtaccagcccagggcctggactCCAGGAATGAAGTTCAGGgtgaaggatggggagaaagcaTAGTAGGAAGCAAAGTATCTGACTAGCTGGCTATCTCTGGGCTGGACAGTCAGGTTGGGCCCTGGCTTAACCATGGTACCCATCTCATTAAGAAGTTAACTGCCTCTGGATGTGACACACCTGAATCATCTTGGCATTATGCAATAAGGTCTTCATGTGAGTAGCCTGAGTAGTGAGGAAAAGGGAAACAATgagctggttttctttctttccctcaacaattatttattgagtctcTACTATATACTGCCCCAGGAACAAGTTCTGGGGATTCAGTGAAGATGCACTCTCCATGGAGCCTAAGGGCCAGTACCCAAATGGAGATTAATTGAATAAACACATTAATGATTTTATAGTTACAAGGCAGAGCAAGGAAAACAAGATTAGATGAGAATGCATACTACAGAAATTGGCAAGTGAGGGACAAGGAGTTAGTGtaggtcaggaaaggcttcctggaagaagtgtcGCTAGAGCTGAGATCACAAGCATAAATAGGAGTTTACTGAATGAAGGGGGTtggtgagagagaaaaacagtccAAGCAAAGAGACCACGTACAAACTAATTGAGAGAAAGGACACAAGGGAGAGACTTATTAGTTATGGAAACATGTAGCAACTGAGGGATTAAATCTCTATACCATCATTTGAAACAAGTTCACCTTTAGATCTGAGAACTAACACCATGCTGTCCTGGCCATTGCTTTCTAGATTATCTAGTTTAccactgattctttccttcttgtttgtCTTTGCCTCACTCCTTAAATTGAAAGCACATTATTATTTCCTATGTGTGGGAAATGGAAAATGCTGTTTGGAAAATAGTGAAAGGTGGAGGAAAAGTCCTGTTAGGTCAGATTTTGGAAAGCTTTGGAAACCAGAATAGGGAATTTGGATATGAAATTCCAGGCAATTATGTTTTTTGTCTCTAAAGCAGTGCAGAGATAtgataaaagcaattttttttagaaaatccaTCTGAATTTGGTATGAAAGTTTAACTTAAAAGAATTATATGTAGTCTAGTGAGACAGGCACTGAATTATCTTCTAGTGTGCATTGGGATAGCTGAGCATTGTTTCTTAACATGTAAGCTACCTATTACCTGCTCCAGTTTACCTgggaatatttgttaaaatgaaggTTCTGGGGCCCTATTCTAAATCTACTGAATCAAAATGTCTGGGATGGAGTCTAGGACTTGTCATTTTAGCAGGCACCTCAGGCGGTTTGTGCCCAGTAAAGGCAGAGAATTAGAGGGCTGAAACGGGAGCAAAAGACAGGGATGTCAGAGCTTCCAGCTGGGCTGCTAGCTGCATTAATCCAGTTGATTACAACACAAAGACTATAATGGTTACCATGGGGATTCAGGAACAAGGGTAAATTTGAGAACtacttcaaaggaaacaaaatatcctaaggaagtgaaagactgGATTTAGGaaatgaagaagaggaaagagcccTGGAGAACTGTCAATGGCTGCCTTCTGAGAATCAGCTAGTGACCAGAGTACTGGTTCTTTAGGCCCTTAGGTGTCAGGGATATTGTTGACAATGAGAGAAGAACAAAGCCAACAGTTCTGCAGCAAGGtgaagttgctttaaaaaaaaaagcatagaagaaggaaaaaaagaaagatagctACCaagagataaaaaaacaaaaacaaaaacaaaaacaaaaacaactaaccTGGTCTACAAAACTTAGGGAACTGTCAATTAGGAAAAAGTTATTGCTCAAGAAGTTGGCATAGCTGCTCTTCTCACCTTAAAGGCGCTTAACCAAATGAAGTAGGATCAGGGTAGGCAGACAGATGGCATAGGAGCTAAGCTCAAGCAGAGAGGCTGAACAAAAATAGAGGGGAGAGGAGTTGGAGTTAAAAGCAAGGAAATTTTAAacccagagagaaaacagaagagaaggaataagGTTAGGgactttcaaaataagaaagttaCATCATTTGCTGGCAATTCTGAATAGGAGAAAAAATAGGAGATAGGTGGGTCATCTAAGAGTATTTACATTATTCTAGTAGTCCTTTAAGCTTAACCATTTGCCAAATATAGACATAAAGAtagtgatatataaatatattaagaaatatataaatatataaaatatataaagatataaaaatataaaaatatattatatatagataggAGCAGAGAAAGTACAACCTTTTTCCCCCCActaggaaatataaaatagggTAATATTTTATACCATGAAGGTATGCTTTGAATGTTTTACTGggatatcaaaaataaaatggtttcagTATACCTCTATTTTTCCAATAACTCTGGCTTTGAATGAGAGAGGCTTATTCTACTATTACTTTTAAATCTAATATTTATAAGGACATTTAATTTCTGTGCACAAGGAGTACTCACACCAAAAAATTGTGACATGCTAAACTCAAGAGATCAAACCTTGAAAGCTTATACACTAATGGgttatttagttttcaaaatctTAATAATAATTGGCAATAAGGCTTGTTAAAATTCCTTTTGTTCAGGATCCATTGTGTTGATCTTGAAGCCCCATTTGTTCTTCTAAAATGATTGAAGCTGAGATCCCCACCTAGTGGATTTAGAGGATTTTACAGGTTTTACAGAACAAGCCTACTACCCCTGgaaatccttaattttttttctcttactgaaaTAACAGGTTTTAAAAACTCTACTTAAGATCTAGGATAATTGTCAACAGAACAGTTGCAAATGGTTGAAATATACCAATATGCATATCAGCTAGACTACAGTtaacaaacaaaactcaatttttattttcataccaTAATTAGGAAAACAGATCAGGCACAAATATGAATACATAATCATCTGTGTAGAAAGCAATATTGTAATACCACTAATTGAGATGTGTACAGtaatttccataaaataaacatcaagtgTAAACTGTTCaagtacttttttcttatttaatctttcatttgcttaaggcttttttttttttttatgtttgctttcttttccaggACTAGACaaaacttttctttcccatttttctgttccttagAGAAGCAAACTCAATGAATTGTGTCAAACATATCTTGTGGCTCCATCTTTGATTTTTGCATTATATTCAGTCgtacttttatttcattgataaCAATGAGGTACTGAggattttttcctccaaaataatgCATTGGAAATGTATGCAAAGGCTAGGGGGTGTTTGTGTGTCCTTTTGAAGAAAGCTAAAGTAGAAAATGATTATTAGTTGAGTTCTGCCTCTAAAGGTGATGTATTAACATAATCAGCAGATGGTGGATACAGTGTAGGTTTTGAAGCAGAGTTTTCAGCTTCAGTTATTCTTCTAGGAATTAGAGGCACCTTAGTTTTTGTCTCAAAACTAACGTCTTTTAACTCTGATAAGGAGGAAAGCACCTCATGTGTCTCCACTCTTACTGTACCTTCTTCATGTGTATTGTTATCTTTATCTGGTTGAATAGTTTGAATGGCTCCCAAATCTTGCATATTAGTGTTAATTTCACTACAAGAAGGTCTATTTTCAGTTTCAGGGGAACACGTGATACTCAAATCCTTAGCCGTAATTGTAGCCTCAACAGAACtcgaatcatacaacatgtgtttttcactttttccatttCCCCAAGTTTGCTGCATTTCTTTTCTGCTGCCTTTTAAGGTCATCTGTGAAGTCCTAACTAATGTACTAGAATTTGCCTCACTTTCATcgagcattttcttttcttctttttctaatatttttatctgtAGTGCTTCAGTGCCATCATCTCTAGGTAATGCATTTGTGCTGTCAATTTCTTTTTTGCCACTATTGGTTAGATTCCAAACGGCTTGAGTACTGAGAGAAGTACTGATATCTTTGGGAGTCTCGGTTCTATTTTGGTAGGGAATAGAATTTGTCTTCATCATTGTTAGGTCACCCTTGGCTTGTGTctcagagggaatgagagaggaaTCATAAGTTTCtgtttgaaaaagtttttttcctACATCATTTCCCTCATCCGTAATACAACTTTCCACAATTTGATGTGATAGTTTCGGTTTTGTcattaatgttttttcttcatttctaagttGTTTATGACTTGAGTGTTGCTCTACGtgttttaaagtttgattttGATCTAAAGTATGTTCCTTATAGGTGTCAGTCTTGTGGACACCTACAAGTTGTGTTTGATTCCCCAGGGACAAAGAAAGCTGATTTGGCTCAGTGGTCTTTGGTTTGTCCTGCTCCATGTGCTGGGTGGGCTCTGTTGCCTCTTGGTCAGTCGTCTCCCTGGTACTGCTGGGTGGTAAAACCTCACTTCCTGTACTTTTCCAGGTAGCTAGTAAGTACCCAGGAACATCCAATGCAAGCGGAGTTGCACCTTCCATTTGCTCAGTTGAGAACTGAGAGCTTGAATGCCTGTGTTCAGCTTTGATGGATGTGGGCTGAGGCAATGTTGACAGGCCGCTAGCAAGAATGAGGCCAGTAGGGTGACAGTTGACTTCTGTAGAGCTCTGGTTGACTAGAGGTAAGTCATTAGCACTGAGCAGAAGAgtctttttagtgttttttttgtaATGTGGGGTCTGCTTTGGAGCATGTTTGAGAGGCACACTCTTTGAAATGAGTCTAACATAGTTGTTACTCTCTTGCTGTTGGGAAAATTCTGCAGAGGACACAAGGTTTATACTGGCTTCTTTCTGAGAAGCTTTAGATAATTTATTCGGTGGTAACAatatgtgtttccatttccttgGAAGTTCTGGCAAGGATTTTTCTGGATGGACTTTGACTTTTCTAAAAGggtgtaaatttaattttatccttgaagtttgttttttaattttccctttgagGTCAGTTTGATTggttctcttctttttcagaatctGTGGATCAGTAAGCCATTTTCCTCCCTTGTTTTCCTCGTGATGATTGACACATTTTTTAAGATCCAAGTTGGTCAGGTGGCTACTTTGACTTTTCTGCTGTTTCCAATGGGTTGATGTTTTAGATACTAAATCAGGATCACAGAAGCTAACCCTCTTTGGGGAatatgttttcttgatttttgttgACAACCTTGATAACTCTATGTTGTCCTCACTCATAAGGAATTTTTCTATTGCACTGTTAATTTGGAATTGCTCTTTCTTAGTCTTTGAATGTTCTTTACGatttggcttcttttctttcacataatCTTGAAATTGATCACAGGGTACATATTTACAGATAAGAGAATTTTTTGGCTGAAAATACCTAGGCCTGCTCTGTTTTAACAGTCCACAAGGATCATCATATTTTGATCTATGTTTTTGTAAGACCCTTTGTACACAATGTTCCTCAGGCTCACAAGGCTTGGATGATGAGCCTGTAATAAAATGTCTCTGCCTGTGAGGTTGTAagccattgtcttttttttctattggaggCTGCCATGATtcatttgttaaatgcttttcaaGACTTTCTCTTGCCAAGGCTGAACCGGATGTTGCATATCTTCTACTAAATGTGTCACTGTTGATATCTGCTGAAcaataaatgcagaaatttaGCACTGAGCAGAGTTTTATTACCCCAACCAAACAGATGcttagaaaccttatgaaaggtGCAAAAATGATTCCTCTGATTATGGCAATTCTTgaatatttcctgatttttaaccAAACTCACAAAAGACTTTGGGTAGTTTAGTGTGTTTACAAGGCTACTCTTTATGGCCACATTTTAATCAGTTGCAATGCTGACCTAAAAGTTGcagaattagaaatgaaaacattcatagTTGTATGTTTTTACATTAGTTGTTGGTTATGtcagctttaaaaatgaataatagctAAACTCTTTTCACATGGCcagcataatttttttctgcattaatttcCCAGTTGGAACTAAATATTAGGGAGAACATGATACTGTATTGAGTAATGTTCAGATTTCAAAGATAGAATaacctcaacaacaacaacaaaatagttaTGATACTATTGGCTACAAAGCAGAGACCATATCTGCCTTATTTCCCATCACATAATATGGTATTAATTAaggggtgtctgggaggctcagttgggtaagcatctgactcttcattttggctcagctcatgatctcatgatccatgagattgagccttgagtcaggctctgtgctaacagcaaggagcttggttgggattctgtctctccctctctctctgcccctcccccatgcacatgtgcacaggtgtgctcttcctctctcaaaaataaacttttaaaaaatatatagtattaattaagtatttgttaaatgaatgagtattTTGGAATATGGCCTTATCTTTATTGCAGAAATCTCTGTGAGTTTTAAATTGTACATGTTAGCATAATATTAATGATAcatgttaaataatattaatgacaAAAGTAATAGAAATATTTACCATTAATTAAGCATCTGCTAAgagccaggcattgtgctaagtattATACCTTCATTATCCCATTTAATATTCACAGAAGATGTGATCCACTGGACAAGTTCTATCATCCTATCACTTTTAAGGTGAAGAAATAAGCCTAAAGAGGTGAAACATTTCCCCTCATCACATGTCCATTAATGATATGGGCAGAACTTGACCCAAGTCTGTCTGACACCAAACCCTATCCTCTTAACCCAATGCATATTAGACTTAAAATTACATCTTATAAGCGTACTGTCTCTTGTCTTCTGAAATTGTTTtaccaagaggaagaaagaagtattTCTGTTCAGCAATAGAAAGGAAGAGGTGAACTAAGCTTCACATTAGCATCTAACTTGAAGATCTGCCTTCAATTTTCTGCATGACCTTGGAGAAGCTATTTACTCAATGGGTATCAAGAGACAAGACTTAGATGAGAATTATATGTGGGTGTAAAATTATTCTAGGGAAAGAATTTTAGCCTTTATCAGATTCTAAGAGAGTTCTATgactcaaagataaatattaggAACTTTTGTACTACATAGTCTCTAAAGTCTCCCTTACTCCTGAAATACTATGGTTCTGTGTCCCCAAGTTTGAAGACATAATCAGAGTGACATCACCTCTTACTGACTTCTTTTGTGGTCTTGGTTGTTTTTTCCTCAAATACCTGTCTTCTCTATCTCCATCTGCCTGGTAGGTAGCAGAATTTCAAGtctttcttaaaagtaaatatattgatTTGACAAACAAATGTGTTCTCTGTGTGAAACAAGGGACTGGGTTTTAAATGGTTAAGAGACAGCATTCCCTTCAGTATAAGAGTTTCCCATAGAAAAGTTAAGGCATTGGACAAAGCTAACCATCTGTCTAAGGTGTGACTCTGTTGAAAGGGTAAGTACTtacttctttataaaataaagccAATCTGATCTGGTTTCTATGGCAGATGTTTTGttgttggggttttgtttttgtttttgtttttttgctttttttccccccttagctATTCCTCTCTTGAATCAAATAATCAGTCCCCAGAAACTAGTAAGAACTGGAGTCTGGGGAATACAATGGAATAAATTCACATCCTGCCTTATGCCACATCTGAGACAGCATACGGGTTCATTCTTTTCCAATTGTCCCCAAATCTATCCTTAGGGCCATATCCTCATGGTGCGAATTTCTTGGTGCAGCACCTCTGCcattcatatttgagagaaagcCCTGCTTGTTGTAAACCAATTCACATAAATGACAGGAACCTCTTTACAGAGAAACTGTCAAAGTTTTCACTGCTGATCCTGAAAGCATTACCTTACTattcaggaaggaaaaggaagacatttaATTCATTGCCTCCACCTAAATATTGACATTGCCCATGTACGGTGGGTAGATGTCATGGCCAGATTCACTTGGCTCCCAACATGGGACGATGAATTAAGTCCTGACTTTCCCTGGACTGGGAAGTTATCATCCCTGACAGCTCAGCAAGCAAAGTGTGTGTCTTGACATCATTCCTGAAATGAATCACTAGCATTAGAAGGCTCATTCTTCTAACATGTCATGCTCTGAGAAGGTTGCTTACTGCAGAATTGGCATTAGAGCTCGAAGGATGTTGGAATAGAAGCCAATACTCAGCCTCTCATAAATCTTAACAGTATATTGCTATTTAAAaggcttcttttcttaaaaaaaaataaacaaaacaaaaataaaaaccaaaacactgtTAGGCATTGGATCAGAAAATTCACTTTCAAAAGGCACAATATATACTTACTCTCTGCTcctggccgggggcggggggggagtcCTCATCTACACGTCACCCCCAATCCACACCCACACCACACCCAGGGGGGTCCAGCATGTTTAGAAGAAGGATAGACTGGTGCTACACAATGATTTTTATGGCATTCTGCTATTGAGAAAATTAAAGGAGATTACCTCTTTCAGAGAAATTTAAACAGAGTGGGATTTTCTAAAACAAGACAACTCACCTATTGTTCTTGTTACATGCTGTGGCAGACTTTGAGGTTGGACTTCCCCCAACTCATGATTCCTTAGCTTTTTAACTCTCTTTGGACAGTATCTTGTAAGTAAGCTGGCTTCATTAAAAGCTGCCACATTCCCAGGAGGCTGTGAACATCCTGACTGCAGCAATCTGCCACCAAAGCAGAAGAAAGTGCTGTCTGCCCCATGGTCTTTCCCTTTCAGGTTTCTAAATGATCCGTCAAGGGCTGTGGACTCAGAGGCCAGTGCTGCTTGATGGCTGTTTTCCTGTAAAAGCGGCATTTCCTTTCTGGACCCCACAATGGACATGACCTTTATCTCGTTTTCCTGAGTTAAGTGGCAGTTACAGTATCCCTTAGTGTGGTAATTTCTTGCCTCATGAGCACACAGGGATTCATCGAAGGTTCTGCAACAAAGGTTTTCTGATGTGTGTTCATTTGCTTTGCCTTGTTGGAGTTTCCAGTTAAATACAACTAAACCTAGGCAAGTGAGACCAACAGCTCCTGTGACAAATAGAGAGACCATTAAAAGATAACATCATAGGAAGAAACGTATAAATCACCAAATGTGAAATCCACAAATATCAAGGTTAATGGTTTAAAGGGCATCAGAATAGGTGGGCAGTCTATCACCATGTAGAGAAATATCAGTCCAGACAGAGGCTGTTTATTCAACATTGTTCTGTTTGTTAATTTGgatctttctttgtctctattaaaaattttaagaaaaaagtgtcATCTGGGATATCTTTGGtagaaaaaaaagggtttttttcatGGACTGAGATTCATCCAAGATAAAATAATTCTTGCATTAAGGTTCTTTTTCTGCCTATAGGAaaccaaattttctatttcttaatccCATAGTGAATAAAAATAGACTATATTTAGTGCGTACCTGGAAATTCCCATAGAACATAACCTCCTCCTATTGCCATAT belongs to Panthera tigris isolate Pti1 chromosome C1, P.tigris_Pti1_mat1.1, whole genome shotgun sequence and includes:
- the LRRC53 gene encoding leucine-rich repeat-containing protein 53, whose product is MLQVVAACPASCVVCAKDVTLCHQLTYIVAAPVTTRVLIITDGYLSTIDSTNLSLLFNLALLSLSRNGIEDVREDALHGLSKLRTLLLEHNRISSSSLTDHTFSRLLSLQVLVLSNNALRTLQGSWFRNTKGLTRLQLDGNQITNLTDSSFGGTKLHSLRHLDLSNNFISYIGKDAFQPLPQLQEVDLSRNRLAHMPDVFTPLKQLILLSLDKNQWSCSCDLYPLARFLRNYVKSSARMLRNAKDLNCQPSDTAVAIAKSVLKLSETNCDSKVPNLTLVLKDRSSLLPGQDVALLTVLGFAGAVGLTCLGLVVFNWKLQQGKANEHTSENLCCRTFDESLCAHEARNYHTKGYCNCHLTQENEIKVMSIVGSRKEMPLLQENSHQAALASESTALDGSFRNLKGKDHGADSTFFCFGGRLLQSGCSQPPGNVAAFNEASLLTRYCPKRVKKLRNHELGEVQPQSLPQHVTRTIDINSDTFSRRYATSGSALARESLEKHLTNESWQPPIEKKDNGLQPHRQRHFITGSSSKPCEPEEHCVQRVLQKHRSKYDDPCGLLKQSRPRYFQPKNSLICKYVPCDQFQDYVKEKKPNRKEHSKTKKEQFQINSAIEKFLMSEDNIELSRLSTKIKKTYSPKRVSFCDPDLVSKTSTHWKQQKSQSSHLTNLDLKKCVNHHEENKGGKWLTDPQILKKKRTNQTDLKGKIKKQTSRIKLNLHPFRKVKVHPEKSLPELPRKWKHILLPPNKLSKASQKEASINLVSSAEFSQQQESNNYVRLISKSVPLKHAPKQTPHYKKNTKKTLLLSANDLPLVNQSSTEVNCHPTGLILASGLSTLPQPTSIKAEHRHSSSQFSTEQMEGATPLALDVPGYLLATWKSTGSEVLPPSSTRETTDQEATEPTQHMEQDKPKTTEPNQLSLSLGNQTQLVGVHKTDTYKEHTLDQNQTLKHVEQHSSHKQLRNEEKTLMTKPKLSHQIVESCITDEGNDVGKKLFQTETYDSSLIPSETQAKGDLTMMKTNSIPYQNRTETPKDISTSLSTQAVWNLTNSGKKEIDSTNALPRDDGTEALQIKILEKEEKKMLDESEANSSTLVRTSQMTLKGSRKEMQQTWGNGKSEKHMLYDSSSVEATITAKDLSITCSPETENRPSCSEINTNMQDLGAIQTIQPDKDNNTHEEGTVRVETHEVLSSLSELKDVSFETKTKVPLIPRRITEAENSASKPTLYPPSADYVNTSPLEAELN